A single Xiphias gladius isolate SHS-SW01 ecotype Sanya breed wild chromosome 22, ASM1685928v1, whole genome shotgun sequence DNA region contains:
- the LOC120783690 gene encoding calcium homeostasis modulator protein 6-like, translating to MQQSDMDKFKTVLNIVNKQTNLGFGLVALLTAGGEQIFSSTMFRCPCNEMNFLYGMVFLLVPALALLLLGYILSMKTWKVLTGLCQHRAKLCRWRRLTANGMVLFQISTMALVAPSSWIAVALLNGNYYECLMTGTNVSAYNKHLCGDKDSQAQCVKELLRFPCGRDSSVPQADREDVLLTLRAQSQIMGWLLIAATMLSNLLLICLARCTSPISYLQLKFWKAYAQEESNLIDSYTAKHAKELAERNLKSFFNQTPPETITTPSNKDWEKISSLYKFSTKEQYYSTLHWYVENYQESGNRMMRMASVKTGEADHNPVVLNFVDDGRMAL from the exons ATGCAGCAGTCAGACATGGATAAGTTTAAGACGGTTCTCAACATTGTCAACAAACAGACCAACCTTGGTTTCGGGCTGGTGGCCCTGTTAACAGCAGGAGGGGAACAGATCTTCTCCTCAACGATGTTTAGGTGTCCCTGCAATGAGATGAACTTCTTGTACGGTATGGTGTTCCTGTTGGTACCTGCTCTGGCTCTATTGCTGCTGGGTTACATCCTGAGTATGAAGACGTGGAAGGTGTTGACGGGTCTGTGTCAGCACAGGGCCAAGCTGTGCCGCTGGAGACGGCTGACTGCCAACGGGATGGTCCTCTTCCAAATCAGCACCATGGCGCTGGTGGCGCCTTCCAGCTGGATTGCTGTAGCTTTGCTCAACGGGAACTACTACGAGTGTTTGATGACCGGGACCAATGTGAGCGCTTACAACAAGCATCTGTGTGGAGATAAGGACTCACAGGCCCAGTGTGTGAAGGAGCTGCTCAGGTTCCCCTGTGGGAGAGACAGCAGTGTAccacaggctgacagagaggatGTTCTGCTCACCCTGAGAGCTCAGTCTCAG ATTATGGGTTGGCTGCTCATCGCCGCCACCATGTTGTCGAACCTGCTGCTGATATGTCTGGCTCGGTGCACCTCCCCCATCAGCTACCTGCAGCTCAAGTTCTGGAAGGCATATGCTCAGGAGGAGAGTAACCTGATTGATTCATACACCGCTAAACACGCCAAAGAGCTCGCTGAGAGGAACCTTAAGAGTTTCTTCAACCAGACACCACCTGAAACCATCACGACCCCTTCCAACAAGGACTGGGAGAAGATTTCCTCCCTCTACAAGTTTAGCACCAAAGAACAGTACTACAGTACCTTGCACTGGTATGTGGAGAACTACCAGGAGTCCGGCAacaggatgatgaggatggcTTCGGTCAAGACAGGCGAGGCTGATCACAACCCTGTTGTTCTTAATTTTGTAGATGATGGCAGAATGGCACTGTGA